ACAGTTTGATAACTTGGCTTTAAGGTTAGCCAATTCATCATCTGTGACGGGTCGATCGAACACCACGCGTGCTTGATACACTTTTTCAGCCTTATCCCCGACCTTTAATTTACGCACCATATTTTTTGAGGCGAACGAAAGATTAACAACTTGGATTTTATTTTGAAGACGATCATTGATTAACTCTTCTAGTTGCCTTAAATCGAAAAAACGCCTCTTCGGATTTTTAACTTCGATGATGAATGGGCGCCCAGTTCCAAGCATGCGAACATCGATGTCTTCCCGTCCGGCAGCATGGAGTTTTGCCGCTGATCCGCCTGTCAGCTCAAGAACAGGACCTGCGATCAACTCTTCTACAGATTCAGTGTACATTTTCCCTGTCCAGTTACATCTAGCGCAACCTTGACCCTTACACGCTCGACAGATCCATTTGGATTGTGGAATTCCTCGAATTAGTTTTTTATATCTGCCTGCTATGAAGAGGGAGTTTACTTGCAATGAAATCTCTTCTGAAAATGGATTTATCATAATAACAACATCAGGTCGCTTGAAATCAACTGATTTGCCTGTTATCTCAGTAATCTGCTTTCCAATTTCACGACTAAATTCGTTGCGAATACTCTCGCTCCATTTTAAGCCGAAGCTTGCCCGTAACTCGTCCTCACGATTAATTATATCGGCAGGAAGCATAATGCCAACTAGGAATGTTTCAAATTCATAATCATGTAAACGCCTTATAATTCGATGAGCCAGTTTACCTAGAAGCTCAAATTTTCCATGGCAAATGTAACATTCGGGCTTAGATGAGGAATTTATTTCTTGACCTAGTTTCCTTAGTGTTTCAGTGGCTGGCTGAAAGAATCCCATTGTGGACAGAGCCCTTAGTAGAGTTATGCCTTCTTTTTTTCCTTCGATTGCTTGCCTATGTCCCTCTAGGGTTAAAATTAGCTTTAGTGCAAATCCCCTCGCTTGATTGTCGGTACCAGAAGCTAGTAAAGCAAATTGCCTACCAAAACATCGATCGCAGAGTGGGAACGATTTTATTAGATTTTCAGCAGTCTTAAGCACTTCCATGAGTGGAGCTCCTCTCTACCCTCTTGGTTGATTGGCGCGCTATCTCAGAATCCTGAGATGTCTCTAGGTATTTTTCCTAAAAACGGCAATCTTCTCCTAGCAAGGGTTTTCATAAATCTTTTCATCGCGAAGTATTGTTGGACGAGTTCCTTAACGTCATGTTCACTCGTCCCCGCGCCTCGAGCAATACGACGAATCCTTGAAGCGTTTAGAAGCTTTGGGTCCTTACGCTCCTCTTTAGTCATTGATTGAATAATTACTCGCCATCGTTTCATCTTGTCTTCGGCAATTTCAACCGTGGTTTTTGGTAACTGATATCCAAGGCCTGGAATCATTGCCAGAATCCGTTGAATAGAGCCCATTTTTTGTAAGGATTCAAGTTGCTCGTACATATCTTCAAGTGTAAGCTTTCCGCTAAGGAATGCTTTCGCTTTCTTTTCTGGGATTGCTAACTCCGCTTCTTTAACTTTCTCAACTAAACTCTGTATGTCACCCATCCCTAACAAACGGCCAACAAAACGTGCAGGGTCAAATAGCTCAAGATCGTCGATTTTTTCGCCGACACCAATAAATTTAATTGGAGCGCCAGTAGCTATGACGGCGGATATTGCGCCTCCTCCTTTAGCTGAACCATCTAGCTTTGCGACTAAAATAGAGCCAATCGTTGTTGCTTCATGAAAAGCTTTCGCTTGAATCGCTGCCTGTTGACCGATCGTAGCATCGATAACAAAAATAATCTCATTTGGTTTAACAATCGAGGAAATCTCCTTCATTTCTTGAATTAAGGCCTTCTCGTCTTTATGCCGACCTGCGGTATCGATTATTACTACGTCAAAATCCTCCTTTCTGAAACGTTCTACTTCCTGTATAGCTATTTGCACCGGGTCTTCTTTCCCCTTATGCTCTTCGTGGATTGAAACACCGGCGGCCCCAGCGAGGGTTTTTAATTGCGCGTAAGCTCCCGGTCTAAATGTATCAGCGCAGACTAACGCTGTTTTTAATCCTCGCTTCCTAAAATAACGGGCAAGCTTTGCGGCGCTAGTTGTTTTTCCTGATCCTTGGACTCCCACTAGCATGATAACGTTAGTCCGACCGGTTTCTATAGGAAGCCTTGCAGGTTTTTCTCCAAGGAATTTAGTTAATTCTTCGTAAACAACCTTTACAACATGTTCACGTCTAGAAATGCCTGGGGGAAGTTGTTCTTTTAGAACTCGTTCTTGGATTCCTTGTGAAAGTTTAAGGACTAATTGGACATTAACATCAGCCTGAAGTAGTGCTCTTTGAATATCGTGAATAAGTTCCTTGACAGTGGTTTCATCTACGACTGGAGCGCGAAGAATTCGTCGTAGAGCTTCGTTTAGCGCTGAGCCAAGCTTTTCAAGAACCAATCGCCTAGCCACACCTTCTTGCAAGCTTCATTAGGTTTGGTTAATTAGACTCTTTTAAAGTTGTAGTGAGATAAGAAATGTATTTGTTTAGGTATCATTGCTAACCTTCGTGGATTAAGGCACCATGGGGGCTAGAGCATGAGGAAACATCTTTCAAGAGAGCAGGTGAGACATATTGCTTGGCTAGCCAAAGTTAATCTCTCTAAAGAAGAAGAGGAGTTGTTCACGAAACAGTTTAACGAGATATTAGATTATTTTAAGAAAATTGATGAATTAGACACCGAAAAAGTACCGCCAACATTTCATATTATAGACTTGAAAAACGTATTTCGAGAGGATGAGATCGGTCCTTCACTGCCCATTGAGAAAGCTTTGCTAAATGCTCCTCGTAAAAAGGGTAACTTTTTCAAAGCGCCAAAAATGTTGTGAGGATGAGGATTTGGCAACTCAGCTTTATTTTCTCACCGCGAGAGAGTGCCTTAATAAGATTATGACAGGTGAGATTTCTGCTGTAGAGTGCGTATCCTCAGTTTTTCAAAGAATTCGAGAAGTCGAGGATCGAGTACATGCTTTCATTACTTTGACTGAAGAATTAGCGTTAAAAAAAGCTCAAGAAGTCGATAATAAAGTAAGCCGCGGTGAGAAGGTTGGTAAACTTGCTGGTATTCCGATCGCGATAAAAGATAACATTTGCACCGAAGGCATTAGAACTACTTGCTCATCTAAAATGTTATGTAACTTTATTCCACCGTACGATGCGACAGTAGTTCAACGAATTAAGGAAGAAGATGCGGTCATCATCGGCAAAACGAATATGGACGAGTTTGCTATGGGAACATCGACTGAGCTGAGTTATTTTGGTCCTACCCATAATCCATGGGAGCTCTCGAGAGTGGCTGGCGGTTCATCAGGCGGAAGTGCGGCAGCAGTTGCCGCCGGCGAGGCTATCTTGGCCCTAGGATCAGATACCGGAGGGTCTATCCGCTGTCCAGCGAGTTTCTGTTCAGTTGTTGGGCTAAAGCCTACATATGGCTTGGTCAGTCGATTTGGATTAATTGCCTACGCGAATAGCCTAGAGCAGATTGGCCCGCTGGCAAGGGACGTATATGATTGTGCGTTGTTACTTAGCGTTATAGCTGGCTATGATCCTAAAGATAGCACTTCTGTTAATATTCCACAAAAAGATTATACTCGTTTCCTTGCGAACGATATTCGGGGAATTAAAATTGGGGTTCCGAAAGAATACTTTGAAGTTGGAACGGATCCGTCGGTTGCAAAATGTTTGTGGAATGGAATAACAAAATTGGAGAGCCTTGGAGCAAGCTACGAAGAAACGTCTTTGCCAAATCTAGCCTATTCTCTTCCCGCTTATTACTTAATAGCAATGGCGGAAGCCAGTTCAAACCTCGCGAGATATGATGGTGTTAGGTATGGGTTTCGAGTAGATAGGGATGACCTGGATTGGAGTGAAGCGTTTTCTGAGACTCGACGAATAGGATTTGGAACAGAAGTTAAAAGAAGGATCATTCTTGGAACATATGCGTTAACTGCCGGATATTATAATCGTTACTATTTAAAAGCCTTAAAAATACGCACGCTCATACGGCGAGACTTTGAAAGAGCCTTCAGGAAGTTTGATGTGTTAATCGCCCCGACAATGCCTATTCCACCATTTAAAATCGGAGAAAAGATAAACGACCCTCTAGCTATGTATATGTGTGACATTGACACAGTACCAGTTAACCTTGCAGGGTGCTGTGGAGTTACAGTAACTTGCAATTTTGTTAATGGTTTACCGATCGGCATGCAAATTATAGGAAAACCATTTGATGAAGGCGCGATACTTCGAGTTGCGTATACTTTTGAACAAAATACCCCATTTAAAGATGTTAGACCACCATTACGAGGGAGATAGCAAGGATGAAAACTGATAGGTTTGGGATTGAAAGCGTCAAAATCGGATTGGAAGCCCACTGCCAACTTACCTCATTAAAAACTAAGTTATTCTGTAGCTGCTCAGCTGACTACCGAGGCAAGAAACCCAATACTTTAGTCTGTCCGGTCTGCTTAGGGATTCCAGGCTCACTGCCAGTATTAAATTTACGGGCAGTTGAATTAGCGTTGATGGTCGCACTTGCTTTAAACTGCAAAATTCCCAATGAGACCTTCTTCTTTCGAAAGAATTATTATTATCCCGATATGAGCAAAAATTTTCAGATTTCTCAATATGACCGTGCTGGTGGAAATCCCCTTTCAGTTGATGGAAGTGTTTACATTCGTGTCGACCATAAACGCAAGAAAATTAAGATTCGACGAGTTCACCTTGAAGAAGATCCTGCACGTCTTGTTTACACGGGTACAATTGATGCTTCTCCATATACCTTAATCGATTATAATCGATCTGGAGTAGCGCTTCTTGAAATTGTCACCGATCCAGACTTGAGCTCTCCACGGGAAGCAAGAATCTTCCTTCAAAAATTACGATCCATACTTGAACACCTTGGAGTATCAAATGGTGGCCTAGAGGGGGCAATGAGATGCGACGCAAATATATCCATTATTGGAGGACCACGTGTCGAAATTAAGAATATTTCATCCTTTAAAGAAGTTGAGCGTGCGTTAAACTTTGAAATTGCCCGCCAGAAAGACCTTGTATCCAAAGGTATTTCTGTTAAACAAGAAACTAGACATTGGGATGAGACGCGACGAGTTACAATTTCACTTCGAATAAAAGAGGAGGAACAAGACTACCGCTACTTTCCAGAATTAGATCTAATACCTATTAATATCACTAAAAGCTGGCTGGAACAACTTAAGTCAAAAATGCCAGAGCTACCGGATGCCAGGAGAATTCGATTAACCAAAGAGTATGGACTTCCAAGCTATGATGCGGAGGTGCTAACAAGCGACAAGTCGCTTGCTGATTTCTTTGAAAGCTGTGTTAAACTTGGCAAAGCCCCTAAGACGGTTAGCAACTGGTTAATGACAGATGTGTTACGTTGCCTTCACAACTTCAACTTAGAGTTAACCGAAACGAAATTTACTCCTGAACAATTAGTTGAAATGATAACTTTAATTGAAGATGGGGTTATTAGCGGGAAAATCGCGAAAATGATTCTTCCGGAAATGATCAAAACCGGGGAAAGCCCAAGGCTCATCGTTAAAGAGCGAGGCTTAGTGAAGATAAGCGGTCGTGAGGAGCTTCAATTACTCATTGGACAGGTATGCGAAGAGAACCCTGATGCAGTAAAAGATGCATTAAAAGACGAAAAAGCAATTCATTTCTTAATTGGTAAGCTAATGCAAAAAACAAGAGGACGCGCTGATCCAAAGCTAGCTGACGAACTTATAAGAGCTCATTTAGCGCTATTGAAGAGCCGCGTTTCTACTCCTTAATATTGCAAATCAACAGTTATTTTGAAAGATAATTCTAGTTAAATCCAAATTAGAAAAATCTGCGAAATTTGGAAGCCTCAGCCTGCAAAGCTTCCTCATAAATCAGACGGCTCTTCCATCGCATCATAGACTTCCAGATGGATATTGATAAACGGCTTCTAATGAATTTTTTCTAAGACAGCAGCGACAATTAATGGAAAAACAATTGTAGCGTCACCTATGACCGTTGCTAATCGTCCTTTGGCCTTAGCTTTACGCCATGAAACTGCTTCCTCCAAAGGAGCGCCACTGAAACTACCTGCCTCTGGTCTGTCAAGGGTAATCTGAACCGCAGCATCAACGCCTTCCCTAAGGATGTTAACTCCTAGGACGTGATGTTTCGGTAGGCCACCACCGAGTATTATGGCACCAGTTTTTTTTGCCGTCAAGACTATATCAGCGAGTTCATGCAAGTCACGTAAAGGGTCTATACGCAGTTTTTTAAGTTGACTGAATGTCCAAAAGTGCAATCCAATCATTGAATCTAATAATCCGGGAGCAAAAATTGGAATATTTTGTTTAGCAGCATTAAAAAGGATAGCTTCAGAATCACTTAACCTAAGTCCAAATTCGTAAAGAATTTGGCGGATGGAAAATCCTTGACTTAACTGTTCTCGCATTTCTTCTAGCATCTGGTATATCGATTTTTCTAAAGCTTCAAAAGCATCCTGTTTTACGTAAATGTCTCCAATTCTTCCTAATTTCTTAGAACGAAGCCTCCTATCGTTCGCTAAGAAAGTTCCTCTTAGATGTCTATGACCTAACGCCTCGATTAAATCATGTGCAATATTCGCTCCATTGGTTAC
The nucleotide sequence above comes from Candidatus Bathyarchaeota archaeon. Encoded proteins:
- a CDS encoding tRNA pseudouridine(54/55) synthase Pus10, with amino-acid sequence MEVLKTAENLIKSFPLCDRCFGRQFALLASGTDNQARGFALKLILTLEGHRQAIEGKKEGITLLRALSTMGFFQPATETLRKLGQEINSSSKPECYICHGKFELLGKLAHRIIRRLHDYEFETFLVGIMLPADIINREDELRASFGLKWSESIRNEFSREIGKQITEITGKSVDFKRPDVVIMINPFSEEISLQVNSLFIAGRYKKLIRGIPQSKWICRACKGQGCARCNWTGKMYTESVEELIAGPVLELTGGSAAKLHAAGREDIDVRMLGTGRPFIIEVKNPKRRFFDLRQLEELINDRLQNKIQVVNLSFASKNMVRKLKVGDKAEKVYQARVVFDRPVTDDELANLKAKLSNCKIKQLTPKRVQHRRPQKLREKYIYETEVKRLAPDQIKMIIRCQGGLYVKEMITGDGGRTKPSVTELVGAKADCAELDVIEVCTEGK
- a CDS encoding signal recognition particle protein Srp54, coding for MVLEKLGSALNEALRRILRAPVVDETTVKELIHDIQRALLQADVNVQLVLKLSQGIQERVLKEQLPPGISRREHVVKVVYEELTKFLGEKPARLPIETGRTNVIMLVGVQGSGKTTSAAKLARYFRKRGLKTALVCADTFRPGAYAQLKTLAGAAGVSIHEEHKGKEDPVQIAIQEVERFRKEDFDVVIIDTAGRHKDEKALIQEMKEISSIVKPNEIIFVIDATIGQQAAIQAKAFHEATTIGSILVAKLDGSAKGGGAISAVIATGAPIKFIGVGEKIDDLELFDPARFVGRLLGMGDIQSLVEKVKEAELAIPEKKAKAFLSGKLTLEDMYEQLESLQKMGSIQRILAMIPGLGYQLPKTTVEIAEDKMKRWRVIIQSMTKEERKDPKLLNASRIRRIARGAGTSEHDVKELVQQYFAMKRFMKTLARRRLPFLGKIPRDISGF
- the gatC gene encoding Asp-tRNA(Asn)/Glu-tRNA(Gln) amidotransferase subunit GatC, producing the protein MRKHLSREQVRHIAWLAKVNLSKEEEELFTKQFNEILDYFKKIDELDTEKVPPTFHIIDLKNVFREDEIGPSLPIEKALLNAPRKKGNFFKAPKML
- the gatA gene encoding Asp-tRNA(Asn)/Glu-tRNA(Gln) amidotransferase subunit GatA — protein: MTGEISAVECVSSVFQRIREVEDRVHAFITLTEELALKKAQEVDNKVSRGEKVGKLAGIPIAIKDNICTEGIRTTCSSKMLCNFIPPYDATVVQRIKEEDAVIIGKTNMDEFAMGTSTELSYFGPTHNPWELSRVAGGSSGGSAAAVAAGEAILALGSDTGGSIRCPASFCSVVGLKPTYGLVSRFGLIAYANSLEQIGPLARDVYDCALLLSVIAGYDPKDSTSVNIPQKDYTRFLANDIRGIKIGVPKEYFEVGTDPSVAKCLWNGITKLESLGASYEETSLPNLAYSLPAYYLIAMAEASSNLARYDGVRYGFRVDRDDLDWSEAFSETRRIGFGTEVKRRIILGTYALTAGYYNRYYLKALKIRTLIRRDFERAFRKFDVLIAPTMPIPPFKIGEKINDPLAMYMCDIDTVPVNLAGCCGVTVTCNFVNGLPIGMQIIGKPFDEGAILRVAYTFEQNTPFKDVRPPLRGR
- the gatB gene encoding Asp-tRNA(Asn)/Glu-tRNA(Gln) amidotransferase subunit GatB encodes the protein MKTDRFGIESVKIGLEAHCQLTSLKTKLFCSCSADYRGKKPNTLVCPVCLGIPGSLPVLNLRAVELALMVALALNCKIPNETFFFRKNYYYPDMSKNFQISQYDRAGGNPLSVDGSVYIRVDHKRKKIKIRRVHLEEDPARLVYTGTIDASPYTLIDYNRSGVALLEIVTDPDLSSPREARIFLQKLRSILEHLGVSNGGLEGAMRCDANISIIGGPRVEIKNISSFKEVERALNFEIARQKDLVSKGISVKQETRHWDETRRVTISLRIKEEEQDYRYFPELDLIPINITKSWLEQLKSKMPELPDARRIRLTKEYGLPSYDAEVLTSDKSLADFFESCVKLGKAPKTVSNWLMTDVLRCLHNFNLELTETKFTPEQLVEMITLIEDGVISGKIAKMILPEMIKTGESPRLIVKERGLVKISGREELQLLIGQVCEENPDAVKDALKDEKAIHFLIGKLMQKTRGRADPKLADELIRAHLALLKSRVSTP
- a CDS encoding deoxyhypusine synthase, whose amino-acid sequence is MRLNPGMSVGQLVEQMGRTGVLGAGRLSSAVNIITEMFVDPNYTVFLALAGPMVPGGLRGVISSLIRSRYIDVVVTNGANIAHDLIEALGHRHLRGTFLANDRRLRSKKLGRIGDIYVKQDAFEALEKSIYQMLEEMREQLSQGFSIRQILYEFGLRLSDSEAILFNAAKQNIPIFAPGLLDSMIGLHFWTFSQLKKLRIDPLRDLHELADIVLTAKKTGAIILGGGLPKHHVLGVNILREGVDAAVQITLDRPEAGSFSGAPLEEAVSWRKAKAKGRLATVIGDATIVFPLIVAAVLEKIH